CAGTTTGCCAAGGCTAACATAATAATGAAAGGGTGCATGAGATTATAggaataaaattaaattgtacAATATTTTGGATATATAAAGTGTTGTCAGGAATGGGAAAGCAACATTTTATGGTACTGCTAGTGGGCAGAAATATACAATGTTTATTGACATATGGATTACATTTCCACACTACTCTTTTTCTGAACAGTTCATGATAACTTCCCTGTGGCACCCAGATGGTCTCAGACTGGCACTATACAAAGAAAAATTGGATTAACTTCACCAAAAAAAGTGTGTCATGTGCCTCAAGACCATTCCTTGGCCAATTGTtacctgactcccccccccttcatcaaGAAACTCACAatgaaaaatgaaacagaaaaaaatcagcttcagCATTTACTCTGATAAAATATAACCATTATTTTACAGTCACTTCTGTTGAGTTTAACTGGATGGATTTCACAGAGGTTCCTCTTTCTTAAATATTTATCATTTTAAAGACATTAACTTTAACACTGTTTTCCCAAGAGCTCCCTTTACGTCCTTGTTCCTCAGACTGTAGATAATGGGGTTCAATATTGGCGTAATAACTGAATAGAAAAGAGAGAGGAGTTTGTCCACATTCAGAGAGTAACTGGATTTGGGGCGTATGTATATGAAAATGGCTGTGCCATAGAATAATGAGACCACAACAAGGTGTGAGGAGCAAGTGGAGAAAGCCTTCTGTCGGCTTTTGGCTGATTTCATCCTTAAAATGGTAGCTATGATGTGGGAATAGGACAATAGGATCAGCATGAAGGGCATGAGGATAACAAAGGCAGCTGCCGTAATTATTTGGATCTCGTTCCAATACGTGTCCCCACACACCAGCTTTAACACAGGTTGGatttcacagaagaaatggttgATGACATTGGAATCGCAGAAGGGAAGGGTGAAAATGAAGGTGGTATGGC
This genomic window from Euleptes europaea isolate rEulEur1 chromosome 18, rEulEur1.hap1, whole genome shotgun sequence contains:
- the LOC130489989 gene encoding olfactory receptor 10C1-like, with product MENNTSVKTFILLGFSETPHLQILFFVIFLCIYVATILGNLVIIVIINVDSALSTPMYFFLRNLSFLEICYTSVTIPKLLDNILALDKSISLRACATQMYFFLFFGATECCLLAFMAYDRYVAICNPLRYPVIMRKRVCIQLAALSWVCGSLVAAGHTTFIFTLPFCDSNVINHFFCEIQPVLKLVCGDTYWNEIQIITAAAFVILMPFMLILLSYSHIIATILRMKSAKSRQKAFSTCSSHLVVVSLFYGTAIFIYIRPKSSYSLNVDKLLSLFYSVITPILNPIIYSLRNKDVKGALGKTVLKLMSLK